A window of Stenotrophomonas indicatrix genomic DNA:
GCGCCGTACGTTCACCAGTGGCATCGCCGATACGCGGAACAGGGCCTGCACGTGATCGGCGTGCACACCCCCGAATTCGCGTATGAAGGGCTGCCGGGGAACGTGCGCCGTGCGATCCACCGGCTGGATATCACCTGGCCGGTGGTGCAGGACAACCAGTACCGGATCTGGAACGCGTGGGGTAACCGTTTCTGGCCCGCGCTGTACCTGATCGACCGGCAGGGGCGGGTGGTCTACCGGCACTACGGTGAAGGTGACTATGCGCGTACCGAAAGCGAGATCCAGCGCCTGCTGGCCAGCCCCTGAGCCGCGCTACCATGGCCGCGTCGCGCGGCTTCGCCCCTGCCTCGATCGAGAATACGATGAACCACGTACCGCACATCCTTGTCGTCGACGATGACAGCGACATCCGCCAGATGCTGGCCGACTACCTGCAGCGCAACGGCCTGCGCGTCAGCCAGGCCGATGGTGGCCGCGCGATGCGCGCGCTGATGGACACCCATGCGGTGGACCTGGTGGTGCTGGATGTGATGATGCCCGGCGAGGATGGCTTGAGCCTGTGCCGCAACCTGCGGGCCGGCAAGCACCGCGCCGTGCCGGTGGTGCTGCTGACCGCCCGCGATGATGAGACCGACCGCATCATCGGCCTGGAAATGGGCGCCGATGATTACGTGACCAAACCGTTCTCCTCGCGCGAACTGCTGGCACGCATCAACGCGGTGATCCGCCGCACGCAGATGCTGCCGCCGAACCTGCAGGTGAGCGAAGCCGGCCGACAGCTGGCCTTCGGCGAATGGCGCCTGGATACCACCGCCCGCCACCTGCTGGACGCGCAGGACACCGCCTATCCGCTCAGCGGCGCCGAGTTCCGGCTGCTGCGCGTGTTCCTTGACCACGCCAACCGTGTGCTCAGCCGCGACCAGCTGCTCAGCCTCACCCAGGGCCGCGATGCGGAGCTGTTCGACCGCTCGATCGACCTGCTGGTCAGCCGCGTGCGCCAGCGCCTGGGCGACGATGCGCGTGAGCCGACCTACATCAAGACCGTGCGCAGCGAAGGCTATGTGTTCAGCGTGCCGGTGCAGTTGCTGGGGCCGGAGGAATGAACGCCGCGGCGCGCCGCCTGCCGTGGCCGCGCACGCTGTCGGCGCGGCTGCTGCTGTTGCTGCTGGGTGGGCTGACTCTGGCCCATGCGCTGTCGTTCGGCCTGCTGTTCTACGAGCGCTACCAGTCCACCCGCAGCATGATGCTGCGCAACCTCGACGAGGACGTAGCCGTGAGCGTGGCCTTGCTGGAGCGCTTGCCC
This region includes:
- a CDS encoding response regulator encodes the protein MNHVPHILVVDDDSDIRQMLADYLQRNGLRVSQADGGRAMRALMDTHAVDLVVLDVMMPGEDGLSLCRNLRAGKHRAVPVVLLTARDDETDRIIGLEMGADDYVTKPFSSRELLARINAVIRRTQMLPPNLQVSEAGRQLAFGEWRLDTTARHLLDAQDTAYPLSGAEFRLLRVFLDHANRVLSRDQLLSLTQGRDAELFDRSIDLLVSRVRQRLGDDAREPTYIKTVRSEGYVFSVPVQLLGPEE
- a CDS encoding redoxin family protein, which codes for MATLRAYTVPLLLSLLGAVALLLAWPSPEAGAQTAEAAPAAGFSGGGPWHNSPPLTLQQLRGQVVLVEFWTYTCSNCLNVAPYVHQWHRRYAEQGLHVIGVHTPEFAYEGLPGNVRRAIHRLDITWPVVQDNQYRIWNAWGNRFWPALYLIDRQGRVVYRHYGEGDYARTESEIQRLLASP